The following proteins come from a genomic window of Haloplanus salinus:
- a CDS encoding PGF-pre-PGF domain-containing protein, whose protein sequence is MRELGALVAVLLVIVSGFAPFAVVGVASAAGNTTIVVAADGTGDHQTIQAGVDAATAGDTVEVQSGTYTEQVTVDTEITLVAPNGATLDGTGISGGTVGIDVTPSLGSGLTIEGFTVTGYTDGVTVGGSAGESYDDASEESISGGWTIRDLVSTGNAEDGLDIGAATGTGWTLRNVRATGNSDDGIEIGGFASGTVAWRLLESNASANDGYGIRVSSTSGSWELLDSTTSDNRDTGLYASGTSGAWTIGHHNASANSFNGIDIAGGGGGDWTIHNTTASDNSDVTLYRKDGPGPSTEFATTTTDDVGYYTFDVPAPPGESTVETRLHFDDPTGEYAQAWYRDRHRWANATAMRNAVGSHDRHNFQTLREAGMLLDVWVQPLSTCQDPTDADSCTFPDREDTVTVDPNETVAVHYELWNGDDRVYRDYDVDDPATRTTMFGAGHEIAPGELRSKTETLTAPIVDGTYDYRANSTSDTRNGVVSNSTATYTIEVSGSVAQQARSPDGFSARISNPGSGEPVLLGGDDGVASTSGTTMQSLLLRTDGSNYTVNVTGNDSAPAGTAPLPLAPGGTAFGYFTVGHSIPDTAIANVTFRLRVDRGDLSGAGIQPTDVTVYRYVDGVPTPLPTAVVEETSTAHVYETTSPGLSVFAVDTADLMSPPTTENATPSLDRTTAGRTGTSVDTTGASSPGFTVVLTALALLVVAVRLSRRR, encoded by the coding sequence ATGCGTGAGCTGGGCGCGCTCGTCGCTGTCTTGCTCGTAATCGTCTCGGGGTTCGCCCCGTTCGCGGTGGTGGGGGTCGCCAGCGCGGCCGGTAACACGACCATCGTAGTCGCCGCTGACGGGACCGGGGACCACCAGACTATCCAGGCCGGCGTCGACGCAGCGACCGCTGGCGACACCGTCGAGGTGCAGTCGGGAACCTACACGGAACAGGTCACCGTCGACACGGAGATCACACTGGTCGCGCCGAACGGAGCGACGCTCGACGGGACTGGGATCAGTGGGGGCACAGTCGGTATTGACGTGACTCCGTCGCTCGGGTCGGGACTCACCATCGAGGGATTCACCGTGACGGGGTACACTGACGGCGTCACCGTCGGGGGCTCGGCTGGCGAGAGCTACGACGACGCCAGCGAGGAGAGCATCAGCGGCGGCTGGACCATCCGCGACCTGGTCAGTACGGGCAACGCCGAGGACGGCCTCGACATCGGGGCCGCTACAGGGACCGGGTGGACGCTGCGGAACGTCAGAGCCACCGGGAACAGTGACGATGGTATCGAGATTGGGGGGTTCGCTAGCGGGACGGTTGCGTGGCGTCTCCTCGAAAGCAACGCGTCCGCGAACGACGGGTACGGCATCCGCGTGTCCTCGACCAGCGGTAGCTGGGAACTGTTGGACTCGACCACGAGCGACAACCGAGATACCGGGCTCTATGCGTCGGGGACGAGCGGCGCGTGGACCATCGGCCACCACAACGCGTCGGCGAACAGCTTCAACGGAATCGACATCGCAGGGGGCGGCGGTGGCGACTGGACAATCCACAACACGACGGCCTCGGACAACAGCGACGTGACACTCTACCGCAAGGACGGCCCCGGTCCCTCGACCGAGTTCGCTACGACCACGACGGACGACGTCGGCTACTACACCTTCGACGTACCGGCTCCCCCGGGCGAGTCGACGGTCGAGACGCGCCTCCACTTCGACGACCCGACCGGCGAGTACGCACAGGCCTGGTACCGGGACCGGCATCGCTGGGCGAACGCGACGGCGATGCGGAACGCGGTCGGAAGCCACGACCGGCACAACTTCCAGACGCTCCGGGAGGCGGGAATGCTGCTGGACGTGTGGGTCCAGCCACTCTCGACCTGTCAGGACCCGACCGACGCCGACAGCTGTACGTTCCCCGACCGCGAGGACACGGTCACCGTCGACCCGAACGAGACCGTCGCAGTCCACTACGAACTGTGGAACGGCGACGACCGGGTCTACCGGGACTACGACGTCGACGACCCGGCGACCCGGACCACGATGTTCGGCGCGGGCCACGAGATCGCACCCGGCGAGCTCCGATCGAAGACGGAGACGCTGACCGCACCCATCGTCGACGGTACATACGACTACCGGGCGAATTCGACCAGCGACACCCGCAACGGCGTGGTGAGCAACTCGACGGCGACCTACACCATCGAGGTCAGCGGTTCCGTCGCCCAGCAGGCCCGATCCCCCGACGGGTTCAGTGCCCGTATCTCGAACCCGGGGTCGGGTGAGCCGGTCCTGCTCGGTGGCGACGACGGCGTCGCATCGACCAGCGGGACGACGATGCAGAGCCTGCTCTTGCGGACCGATGGGTCGAACTACACTGTGAACGTGACCGGGAACGACTCGGCGCCGGCCGGGACGGCCCCGCTCCCGCTTGCGCCCGGTGGCACCGCCTTCGGCTACTTCACCGTCGGTCACTCGATCCCGGACACCGCGATTGCAAACGTCACCTTCAGGCTCCGTGTCGACCGGGGCGACCTCTCCGGCGCCGGCATCCAGCCGACAGACGTGACGGTGTACCGATACGTCGACGGCGTTCCGACGCCACTCCCGACGGCAGTCGTCGAGGAAACCTCGACGGCGCACGTCTACGAGACGACCTCACCGGGACTCTCCGTGTTCGCTGTCGATACGGCCGATCTGATGAGTCCGCCAACGACTGAAAACGCGACACCTTCTCTCGACCGGACGACTGCGGGCCGAACTGGGACGTCAGTCGATACTACTGGGGCTAGCAGCCCGGGGTTCACCGTCGTCCTCACTGCACTCGCGCTACTGGTCGTGGCAGTCCGCCTGAGCCGACGGCGCTGA
- a CDS encoding ATP-binding protein produces MTWNLMTAPWFVFTLQYTGTRPAISRRLVLALTLPVLLVPLRVGLQASQVELPPAIAGFTATVVFAYVLSLVASGCYLLVRQNKNDARFSLRQALSLSAIPIGSFLFWNLSTLEITATAMAVTFDAGTITACTGLAAARYRYGLFSSIPAVGALGEDALIEQTDDLMFVVDANGRVVQSNRIAVEKLDTTRSELLTSEIGDVVGYEIDEIAASETISLETVAGVRQYDSQLSAVTDPHGNRIASVLSFRDVSDREVSQQRLSVLNRVLRHNLRNRMDIVKSHAETLPSSVDEHRSSIIAAADDAVALGRQAQQIDRFVSARESSSQIDLTRIVERALDRISATDVTVTTDMPGTAVVTTNRRAAANAIESPLKNAVDYAASAAAVTITATDGGYCVIISDDGPGIPAAELDALDRGTEDALKHTTGLGLWQLKWAVMTLNGDVSFEIDNGTTVRIDIPDNTASGTE; encoded by the coding sequence GTGACCTGGAACCTCATGACTGCGCCGTGGTTCGTATTTACCCTCCAGTACACCGGAACGCGTCCGGCGATCAGCCGTCGGTTGGTACTGGCACTGACATTACCGGTGTTGCTAGTCCCGCTCCGCGTTGGCCTCCAGGCAAGTCAGGTCGAGTTACCGCCAGCGATTGCAGGCTTCACTGCCACAGTCGTTTTTGCGTATGTACTTTCGCTGGTTGCTTCCGGCTGTTACCTGTTGGTTCGACAGAATAAGAACGACGCCCGTTTCTCGTTACGGCAGGCTCTGTCACTCTCGGCCATCCCCATCGGGTCGTTCTTGTTCTGGAACCTCTCGACTCTGGAGATAACGGCGACCGCGATGGCGGTTACGTTCGATGCCGGGACGATCACCGCCTGTACGGGCTTGGCCGCTGCTCGCTACCGGTATGGTCTCTTCAGCTCGATTCCGGCAGTCGGAGCGCTCGGTGAAGACGCGCTGATCGAACAGACAGACGATCTAATGTTCGTCGTTGATGCGAACGGGCGAGTCGTACAGAGCAACCGAATCGCCGTCGAAAAACTCGACACGACGCGGAGCGAGCTTCTAACGAGCGAAATCGGTGACGTCGTAGGGTATGAAATCGACGAAATCGCGGCTAGCGAGACTATCTCTCTCGAAACGGTTGCTGGAGTCCGACAGTACGATTCGCAGCTATCGGCCGTTACCGATCCACATGGCAACAGAATTGCAAGTGTACTCAGCTTTCGTGACGTGAGCGACCGTGAGGTCAGTCAACAGCGACTGTCCGTTTTGAACCGAGTGCTGAGACACAATCTTCGAAACCGGATGGACATCGTGAAGAGCCACGCCGAGACCCTGCCGAGTAGCGTGGATGAGCACCGTTCGTCGATCATTGCGGCTGCTGATGACGCTGTCGCGCTCGGTCGGCAAGCACAGCAGATCGATCGGTTCGTTTCAGCACGGGAATCCAGCAGCCAGATCGATCTCACGCGGATAGTAGAGAGAGCACTAGACCGTATTTCGGCCACGGACGTGACCGTCACTACCGACATGCCGGGAACGGCTGTGGTAACCACGAATCGACGGGCTGCCGCGAACGCAATCGAGAGTCCACTCAAAAACGCGGTCGATTACGCAGCCTCGGCGGCGGCAGTGACGATCACAGCCACGGACGGGGGCTACTGCGTGATCATCAGCGACGACGGCCCAGGCATCCCTGCAGCGGAACTCGACGCTCTGGACAGGGGCACAGAGGACGCACTGAAGCACACGACTGGACTCGGACTGTGGCAACTCAAGTGGGCAGTGATGACACTCAACGGCGACGTTTCGTTTGAAATAGATAACGGAACGACCGTAAGAATCGATATTCCCGACAACACGGCATCCGGGACGGAGTAA
- a CDS encoding RDD family protein, with protein MKKRPTPKLGTSGDVIRHRVLAHVIDSVLMGPIWGVAVIAGTALGDTGSLLLVFAGVVATLVYGFLLEGLCGYTPGTCLLGLVVVTSDGSTCTVGASVLRNLLWIVDALPTAASARATHPSRLPVGASEGTPSGRSDENRSRIIACIGRRRDSVETPSG; from the coding sequence ATGAAGAAACGTCCGACCCCGAAACTCGGAACGAGCGGAGACGTGATCCGGCATCGGGTACTCGCGCATGTCATCGATTCGGTCCTCATGGGACCGATCTGGGGTGTGGCCGTGATCGCCGGGACGGCTCTCGGCGACACCGGATCCCTTTTGTTGGTGTTCGCGGGGGTGGTCGCAACGTTGGTCTACGGCTTTTTGCTCGAAGGATTGTGCGGGTACACGCCCGGAACGTGCCTGTTGGGACTCGTCGTCGTCACGTCGGATGGCTCCACCTGTACGGTTGGCGCGTCGGTACTGCGGAACCTGCTGTGGATCGTCGATGCGCTTCCGACGGCAGCCAGTGCTCGCGCGACCCACCCCAGCCGACTCCCGGTCGGAGCGTCAGAAGGTACTCCGAGTGGCCGTTCGGATGAAAACCGGTCGCGGATCATCGCGTGTATCGGTCGAAGACGAGACTCCGTTGAAACTCCCAGCGGCTGA
- a CDS encoding sensor domain-containing protein, protein MTRSQQFSTADAGGWALATRLFGVGFRRETYANLAYLLARFPLGIAYFTVLITGLSLGVGLVPMVVGIPILAGVLALGGYIGVIEAALLSRLRGRDISIPPADPTELSVPEYLKAVVTSPGNYLLVGFGFASFAVGIPLFVAITVVFSVGLTLVATPVLYWIPGVEYEFTGLRGSIEVGSSSVDAGSVVGTSINTLPEALAASAVGVVVCLGGLHAVNLSAWLLAGLTERLLTFLSE, encoded by the coding sequence ATGACTCGAAGTCAACAGTTCAGTACTGCAGACGCTGGCGGATGGGCACTGGCGACCCGTCTCTTCGGCGTCGGCTTTCGTCGTGAGACATACGCGAACTTGGCGTATCTGCTCGCCCGGTTTCCGCTTGGCATCGCTTACTTCACGGTCTTGATAACCGGCCTTAGTCTTGGGGTGGGGCTGGTTCCGATGGTCGTCGGAATCCCGATACTGGCCGGTGTGCTCGCGCTCGGCGGCTACATTGGGGTGATCGAAGCGGCGCTCTTGAGCCGACTCCGCGGACGTGACATCTCGATCCCTCCCGCCGACCCTACCGAACTGTCGGTACCCGAGTATCTGAAAGCCGTTGTAACCTCTCCCGGTAACTACCTGCTCGTCGGGTTCGGGTTCGCGTCGTTTGCCGTCGGTATTCCGTTGTTCGTTGCCATTACGGTCGTATTTTCGGTTGGGCTCACGCTCGTAGCCACACCCGTTCTCTACTGGATCCCTGGAGTCGAATACGAGTTCACGGGCCTCCGTGGTTCCATCGAGGTCGGGTCGTCGTCCGTCGACGCCGGGTCCGTGGTCGGAACCAGCATCAATACGCTTCCGGAGGCGCTGGCCGCGTCAGCAGTCGGTGTCGTCGTCTGTCTCGGAGGCCTGCACGCAGTCAACCTGAGCGCTTGGCTCCTCGCCGGACTGACCGAGCGCCTCCTCACGTTCCTGTCGGAGTAA
- a CDS encoding S9 family peptidase: MPTYPIEELASLPSFYHPAAAPSGDAVAVYYDGSGRNELCLVDPATGEMTRVSDGTVPRDARYPFRWAPTGDRLYFHRDCGGDEQNDIVAIGRDGAVEPVVENDGQTILADVSENGRYLLLVSDVGQQLNLYEHDRETGATTRLTEYRQPVRGGVYTPDANRVAYTTNESESLDNRDVYVAAVARDDGDPATLTDVRNLQIGREGAEAAVSDVSPDGTRLLVSDNTSDKPRVGIYDLTDETLAWLTDPEHVESPATFLPEGERVLATRTRQCAVVPVVHDLDGGSRELDLPDGVASVPGAGDAATLSATEVLVAHQTPTDRPTLLRVDLETGDTDTILQPAYGTLDPDGFVDCSYETFGSHDGLDIEALVYDSGRRPSPVVVKIHGGPPAQDRKGFDLGTQFLATRGYSVLRVNYRGSTGRGREFKNLINGDWGGAEQGDIAAGTRWLAGQDWVDEGRIAVMGGSYGGYSTNMQLVLYPELYAAGISQVGIADLEALYEESMPHFRTMLRRYLGDPAANETLYRERSAVTHVEDLAAPLCIVHGVNDPRCPISQARLFRDALLDAGYDEGEDADFEYTELGDEGHGSTDIDNRIRSFEIVADFLDRRMPVETTPETGH, encoded by the coding sequence ATGCCGACGTATCCGATCGAGGAGTTGGCGAGTCTGCCAAGTTTCTACCATCCGGCGGCCGCCCCGAGCGGCGACGCCGTCGCGGTGTACTACGACGGGAGCGGCCGCAACGAGCTCTGTCTCGTCGACCCTGCGACGGGTGAGATGACCCGGGTTAGCGACGGCACCGTTCCGCGGGACGCTCGGTACCCCTTCCGGTGGGCGCCCACGGGTGACAGGCTGTACTTTCACCGGGACTGTGGCGGCGACGAACAAAACGACATCGTGGCCATCGGTCGCGACGGTGCGGTCGAGCCGGTCGTCGAGAACGACGGACAGACGATCCTCGCCGATGTCTCCGAGAACGGTCGGTATCTGTTGCTCGTCAGCGACGTCGGCCAGCAGCTGAACCTGTACGAACACGACCGCGAGACGGGCGCCACGACACGGCTCACCGAGTACCGGCAGCCGGTCCGCGGCGGCGTCTACACGCCCGACGCGAATCGAGTGGCGTACACCACGAACGAGTCCGAGAGCCTCGACAATCGAGACGTCTACGTCGCGGCCGTCGCGCGCGACGACGGTGACCCCGCGACGCTGACCGACGTCCGTAACCTCCAGATCGGCCGAGAGGGGGCCGAGGCAGCGGTGAGCGACGTCAGCCCCGACGGGACCCGGCTCCTCGTCTCCGACAACACCTCGGATAAGCCGCGCGTCGGGATCTACGATCTGACCGACGAGACCCTCGCCTGGCTCACCGACCCCGAGCACGTCGAGTCGCCAGCGACCTTCCTGCCCGAAGGTGAGAGGGTCCTCGCAACCCGAACGCGGCAGTGTGCGGTCGTGCCGGTGGTTCACGACCTCGACGGCGGCAGCCGGGAGCTCGACCTGCCGGATGGCGTCGCCTCCGTCCCCGGCGCCGGTGACGCCGCGACGCTCTCCGCAACCGAGGTACTAGTCGCGCACCAGACGCCCACCGACCGTCCGACGCTGCTCCGCGTGGACCTCGAAACCGGCGACACGGACACGATCCTCCAGCCGGCGTACGGCACGCTCGATCCCGACGGATTCGTCGACTGCTCGTACGAGACGTTCGGGTCACACGACGGGCTGGATATCGAGGCGCTGGTGTACGACTCCGGACGCCGGCCCTCGCCGGTCGTCGTGAAAATCCACGGTGGACCGCCGGCACAGGATCGGAAGGGGTTCGATTTGGGCACACAGTTTCTCGCGACGCGCGGGTACAGCGTACTCCGGGTGAACTACCGCGGCTCGACCGGCCGAGGCCGGGAGTTCAAGAACCTGATCAACGGCGACTGGGGCGGTGCCGAACAAGGCGACATCGCCGCGGGCACCCGGTGGCTAGCCGGACAGGACTGGGTCGACGAGGGCCGTATCGCCGTCATGGGCGGGTCGTACGGTGGCTATTCGACGAACATGCAGCTGGTTCTGTATCCCGAGCTGTACGCTGCGGGCATCAGCCAGGTCGGGATCGCCGACCTCGAGGCGCTCTACGAGGAGTCGATGCCACATTTCAGGACGATGCTCCGCCGGTATCTCGGCGACCCGGCGGCGAACGAAACGCTTTATCGGGAGCGGTCTGCGGTCACCCACGTCGAGGACCTTGCAGCCCCGCTCTGCATCGTCCACGGGGTCAACGACCCGCGGTGTCCGATCTCGCAGGCGCGCCTGTTCCGCGACGCCCTGCTCGACGCCGGATACGACGAGGGCGAGGACGCCGACTTCGAGTACACCGAGCTCGGCGACGAGGGTCACGGCTCGACCGATATCGACAACCGGATCCGCTCGTTCGAGATCGTCGCGGACTTTCTCGACCGACGGATGCCGGTCGAGACGACGCCCGAGACGGGCCACTGA
- a CDS encoding MTH865 family protein gives MSSDDAELLRAELEAVFTDADFPVEDPMELVPALPDGPATTFEAGDVSVDVMEFGATYGEYQDYPYETATDLVDDLMTGFREEGLFE, from the coding sequence ATGTCATCGGACGACGCTGAACTGCTCAGGGCGGAACTGGAAGCGGTGTTCACCGACGCGGATTTCCCGGTCGAAGACCCGATGGAGTTGGTGCCGGCGCTACCCGACGGCCCGGCGACGACGTTCGAAGCGGGCGACGTGTCGGTCGACGTGATGGAATTCGGGGCGACCTACGGCGAGTATCAGGACTACCCTTACGAGACGGCGACCGACCTCGTCGACGACCTGATGACCGGCTTTCGTGAGGAGGGACTGTTCGAGTAA